In Chanodichthys erythropterus isolate Z2021 chromosome 11, ASM2448905v1, whole genome shotgun sequence, a single window of DNA contains:
- the LOC137030753 gene encoding uncharacterized protein — MRLDHEAKKLVESILVQKPGGEHVINEYNQTKTLGDETRRKMVNILAADMTEKNGTSPPRQVKEKYARGIVALFPYLSDPFSKNGYEHYYDSESGTGYLAWRIKTIQRGLAKERRASFEGQGSPSEGMSGGPTVRRESEFTPEIVLSEDECKEAIVFMKHSADEDTVKKKMKLTFDYRRKLVLDPMQSSDILTVFPRFKDVKGLIEQDFVLMFGEEVSGKLLEKWTTAFKKKVIQQSRKLPTTSDVEELLLAAQFPDDSEEGVNFVWDSDLSSILLLLHLIPPSAQGRKRPGKVSASQAEKHLVVFKKSGTNIEEHLRNITASAQPYLLAVGPQKNAVHQFFIVLDQHAIPCKSTSSLGAFDELFNAHFVFGTSYNTMLHNMYTFIQTTVYNIDVGKVKESSCC; from the exons atgaggCTAGATCATGAAGCTAAAAAG tTGGTAGAATCCATTCTTGTCCAGAAACCTGGTGGGGAGCATGTAATAAATGAATACAACCAAACTAAAACTTTGGGGGATGAAACGAGAAGGAAAATGGTGAACATCCTGGCAGCTGACATGACAGAAAAGAATGG TACATCACCACCACGGCAGGTTAAAGAAAAATACGCCAGAGGAATTGTGGCTTTGTTCCCTTACCTCAGTGACCCCTTCTCCAAAAATGGATAT GAGCATTACTATGATAGTGAGAGTGGCACTGGGTACTTGGCATGGCGAATCAAGACTATACAGAGAGGCTTGGCTAAAGAACGACGAGCATCATTTGAAG GACAAGGATCACCTTCTGAGGGGATGTCTGGTGGACCAACTGTAAGACGGGAGTCAGAGTTTACTCCAGAGATTGTCTTGAGTGAGGATGAATGCAAGGAAGCAATTGTGTTTATGAAACATTCTGCTGATGAGGACACAGTCAAGAAGAAGATGAAATTGACATTTGACTATCGCCGCAAATTGGTTCTGGACCCTATGCAGTCAAGCGATATATTGACAGTCTTTCCACGTTTCAAAGACGTTAAAGGCTTG ATTGAGCAAGACTTTGTTCTGATGTTTGGAGAAGAAGTGTCAGGCAAGCTACTGGAGAAGTGGACAACTGCATTCAAGAAAAAAGTGATTCAGCAGTCCAGAAAGCTTCCAACCACCAGTGATGTAGAAGAACTCCTGCTAGCAGCTCAGTTTCCTGATGACTCAGAAGAGGGTGTCAATTTTG TTTGGGACTCTGACCTCTCTTCTATACTACTGCTGTTGCATCTGATCCCACCTTCTGCCCAAGGCCGAAAGAGACCAGGAAAGGTGTCTGCCTCTCAAGCAGAGAAACATCTTGTTGTCTTTAAGaag AGTGGAACAAACATTGAGGAGCATCTTCGAAACATCACTGCTAGTGCTCAGCCTTATCTCCTGGCCGTGGGACCTCAGAAGAATGCAGTTCACCAGTTCTTCATCGTTCTCGATCAGCATGCCATTCCATGCAAGTCGACCTCTTCTCTTGGTGCCTTTGACGAACTGTTTAATGCACACTTTGTGTTTGGCACATCTTACAATACTATGCTACACAACATGTACACTTTCATTCAGACCACTGTGTACAACATAGATGTTGGCAAAGTGAAAGAGTCCTCGTGTTGCTGA
- the LOC137029964 gene encoding histone H2B-like, which translates to MPEPAKSAPKKGSKKAVTKTAGKSGKKRKRSRKESYAIYVYKVLKQVHPDTGISSKAMGIMNSFVNDIFERIAGEASRLAHYNKRSTITSREIQTAVRLLLPGELAKHAVSEGTKAVTKYTSSK; encoded by the coding sequence ATGCCTGAACCAGCAAAGTCCGCCCCAAAGAAGGGCTCGAAAAAGGCCGTCACCAAAACCGCCGGGAAGAGTGGGAAAAAACGGAAGAGGTCCAGGAAGGAGAGCTATGCTATCTACGTGTACAAAGTCCTGAAGCAGGTTCATCCCGACACCGGAATCTCCTCCAAGGCAATGGGAATCATGAACTCTTTCGTCAACGACATCTTCGAGCGCATCGCCGGTGAAGCATCTCGTCTCGCTCACTACAACAAGCGTTCCACCATCACCTCGAGAGAGATCCAGACCGCCGTGCGTTTGCTGCTGCCCGGTGAGCTGGCCAAACACGCCGTGTCTGAGGGCACAAAGGCTGTGACCAAATACACCAGCTCAAAGTAA
- the LOC137029959 gene encoding uncharacterized protein isoform X3, whose translation MSRHSFRKYLNRTSQKVLVVDPQGLDEAKESELAAERFRTYFKMRQILYGKTDWVDVAWTHGVLKHTIQKDSCSCGVYVMQMAKEVVESFPETPSKIRIPSSQHILSELRKEMAVTILEASVFNPKDHCSFCGQESPAGRVGLNTWIQCSSFARWYHAVCVNITKKGVRKLKRALWLCAFCK comes from the exons ATGTCCAGGCACAGTTTCCGAAAG TACCTCAATaggacatcacagaaggttttagTGGTGGATCCCCAAGGGTTAGATGAAGCTAAAGAATCCGAACTTGCTGCCGAAAGATTCag AACATACTTCAAAATGCGGCAAATACTGTATGGTAAGACGGACTGGGTGGATGTGGCATGGACACATGGTGTGTTGAAGCACACCATTCAAAAAGACAGTTGTAGCTGTGGTGTTTATGTCATGCAG ATGGCTAAGGAGGTAGTGGAGTCATTTCCAGAGACACCATCTAAAATCAGGATACCTTCTAGCCAGCATATCCTATCTGAGCTGCGTAAGGAGATGGCAGTAACCATCCTAGAAGCATCAG TGTTCAACCCCAAGGATCATTGCTCCTTTTGTGGACAAGAGTCTCCTGCTGGACGTGTGGGTCTGAACACATGG ATTCAGTGCAGCAGCTTTGCAAGATGGTACCACGCAGTCTGTGTCAACATTACCAAAAAAGGTGTACGAAAACTAAAAAGAGCACTGTGGTTGTGTGCTTTCTGTAAGTAA
- the LOC137029959 gene encoding uncharacterized protein isoform X2, translating into MSRHSFRKVNFEKYDAIIGFMQVNKNHWKFLYLNRTSQKVLVVDPQGLDEAKESELAAERFRTYFKMRQILYGKTDWVDVAWTHGVLKHTIQKDSCSCGVYVMQMAKEVVESFPETPSKIRIPSSQHILSELRKEMAVTILEASGPEYKTKLLITAYHSFLKYTPSLDHNCSTPRIIAPFVDKSLLLDVWV; encoded by the exons ATGTCCAGGCACAGTTTCCGAAAG GTCAACTTTGAAAAATATGACGCCATAATCGGATTTATGCAAGTAAACAAGAACCACTGGAAATTTCTG TACCTCAATaggacatcacagaaggttttagTGGTGGATCCCCAAGGGTTAGATGAAGCTAAAGAATCCGAACTTGCTGCCGAAAGATTCag AACATACTTCAAAATGCGGCAAATACTGTATGGTAAGACGGACTGGGTGGATGTGGCATGGACACATGGTGTGTTGAAGCACACCATTCAAAAAGACAGTTGTAGCTGTGGTGTTTATGTCATGCAG ATGGCTAAGGAGGTAGTGGAGTCATTTCCAGAGACACCATCTAAAATCAGGATACCTTCTAGCCAGCATATCCTATCTGAGCTGCGTAAGGAGATGGCAGTAACCATCCTAGAAGCATCAG ggcCAGAGTACAAAACAAAGTTGCTAATTACAGCTTATCACAGTTTTCTTAAATATACACCTTCATTGGACCATAAT TGTTCAACCCCAAGGATCATTGCTCCTTTTGTGGACAAGAGTCTCCTGCTGGACGTGTGGGTCTGA
- the LOC137029959 gene encoding uncharacterized protein isoform X1, whose product MSRHSFRKVNFEKYDAIIGFMQVNKNHWKFLYLNRTSQKVLVVDPQGLDEAKESELAAERFRTYFKMRQILYGKTDWVDVAWTHGVLKHTIQKDSCSCGVYVMQMAKEVVESFPETPSKIRIPSSQHILSELRKEMAVTILEASVFNPKDHCSFCGQESPAGRVGLNTWIQCSSFARWYHAVCVNITKKGVRKLKRALWLCAFCK is encoded by the exons ATGTCCAGGCACAGTTTCCGAAAG GTCAACTTTGAAAAATATGACGCCATAATCGGATTTATGCAAGTAAACAAGAACCACTGGAAATTTCTG TACCTCAATaggacatcacagaaggttttagTGGTGGATCCCCAAGGGTTAGATGAAGCTAAAGAATCCGAACTTGCTGCCGAAAGATTCag AACATACTTCAAAATGCGGCAAATACTGTATGGTAAGACGGACTGGGTGGATGTGGCATGGACACATGGTGTGTTGAAGCACACCATTCAAAAAGACAGTTGTAGCTGTGGTGTTTATGTCATGCAG ATGGCTAAGGAGGTAGTGGAGTCATTTCCAGAGACACCATCTAAAATCAGGATACCTTCTAGCCAGCATATCCTATCTGAGCTGCGTAAGGAGATGGCAGTAACCATCCTAGAAGCATCAG TGTTCAACCCCAAGGATCATTGCTCCTTTTGTGGACAAGAGTCTCCTGCTGGACGTGTGGGTCTGAACACATGG ATTCAGTGCAGCAGCTTTGCAAGATGGTACCACGCAGTCTGTGTCAACATTACCAAAAAAGGTGTACGAAAACTAAAAAGAGCACTGTGGTTGTGTGCTTTCTGTAAGTAA
- the LOC137029960 gene encoding histone H2A-like, translating to MSGRGKTGGKARAKAKTRSSRAGLQFPVGRVHRLLRKGNYAQRVGAGAPVYLAAVLEYLTAEILELAGNAARDNKKTRIIPRHLQLAVRNDEELNKLLGGVTIAQGGVLPNIQAVLLPKKTEKTAKTK from the coding sequence ATGAGTGGAAGAGGGAAAACCGGTGGAAAGGCTCGCGCCAAGGCAAAGACTCGCTCTTCCAGGGCGGGCCTGCAGTTCCCCGTCGGTCGTGTTCACAGACTACTCCGCAAAGGCAACTATGCTCAGCGTGTTGGTGCCGGTGCCCCGGTTTATTTGGCCGCTGTGCTCGAGTATCTCACTGCTGAGATCCTGGAGTTGGCTGGAAACGCCGCTCGCGACAACAAGAAGACCCGTATCATTCCTCGTCACCTGCAGCTGGCGGTACGCAATGACGAGGAGTTGAACAAGCTTCTGGGTGGTGTGACCATCGCTCAGGGTGGTGTGCTGCCCAACATTCAAGCCGTACTGCTGCCTAAGAAAACTGAGAAGACAGCGAAGACCAAGTAA
- the LOC137029958 gene encoding histone H1-like, whose protein sequence is MAEETAPAAAATKAAKKKSAVKRKRTGPNVRELIVKIVSASKERSGVSLAALKKALAAGGYDVEKNNSRVKISLKSLVTNGILVQPKGTGASGSFKLNKKQAETKTKPAKKAASKAKKPASKKPAAAKKPKTAAAKKPKTAAAKKSAAKKSPKKVKKPAAKKATKSPKKAKKPTTPKKAAKSPKKAKAAKPKTAKPKAAKPKKTAAKKK, encoded by the coding sequence ATGGCAGAAGAAACCGCCCCAGCAGCTGCCGCTACCAAAGCGGCCAAGAAGAAATCAGCAGTTAAACGCAAGAGAACAGGCCCAAACGTCCGCGAGCTCATTGTCAAGATTGTGTCCGCATCTAAGGAGAGGAGCGGTGTGTCCCTCGCTGCCCTGAAGAAAGCGCTCGCTGCCGGTGGCTACGATGTGGAGAAGAACAACTCCCGCGTCAAGATTTCCCTTAAGAGTCTTGTGACTAATGGCATTCTGGTCCAGCCCAAAGGGACCGGTGCCTCTGGCTCCTTCAAGCTCAACAAGAAGCAGGCCGAGACCAAGACAAAACCAGCTAAGAAAGCTGCTTCTAAAGCCAAAAAACCCGCATCCAAGAAACCTGCTGCCGCTAAGAAGCCCAAAACTGCAGCAGCAAAGAAACCCAAAACTGCAGCAGCAAAGAAATCCGCCGCTAAGAAATCGCCGAAGAAGGTGAAGAAACCAGCCGCTAAAAAGGCAACAAAGAGCCCCAAGAAGGCAAAGAAACCAACGACTCCTAAAAAAGCAGCCAAGAGCCCTAAAAAGGCGAAGGCAGCCAAACCCAAAACGGCGAAACCTAAAGCAGCCAAGCCTAAAAAGACGGCAgcaaaaaagaaataa